One Flavobacterium cerinum genomic window, TGAGTTAACAGCAGGTTTATCGTATCAGATTACCGATAAATTCCTTGTAGCTTTTGATATTAACAGAGCGATGTGGAGTGCTTATAAAGCTTTGGTGGTAGAGTTCGCTAACGGAGCGCCTACATCCAATAATCCTAGAAATTATAAAGATGCAACAACGTATAGAATCGGTGCGCAATACAAAGCAAACGAGAAATTTACGTTCAGAGCAGGATGGTATCATGATGAAAGTCCGGTTCAGGATGGATACTTTGCACCGGAAACACCAAGAAACAGTTCTATGGGGTATACAGGAGGTTTGACTTATCAAATCGGAAAACGTTTTGGTATCGACGTGTCATTCCTTTACTTGCATTTTGATGAAGTGGATAACAGTTATGACCACTATACAGAAGGTGCTAATCAAAATGTTAGTTTTGGTGGAACTTATAAATCATCTGTGTTTTCACCAGGTTTGGGTGTAACATATAGTTTCTAATCTTTTTATCGGATCTATTATGAAAAATAAATTTATATATTTTGCAGTTTTGGCAGCGATGGGATTAGCGTCCTGTGAGCCGGAATTTGAAAATGAAGTTTCGAATGCAAGTTATTCGGCAGGAGAAGCGGATTTCAGTTCATATGTTGCTATCGGGAATTCCCTGACTTCTGGTTACATGGACGGTACTGTGTCAAGAGTGGGACAGCAATATTCGTTTCCTAATATCTTAGCGCATCAGTTTGCTGTAGTTGGCGGTGGTGAGTTTACACAACCTTCTTATGAAGAAGATGTTAATAATTTGGGCGGGATCGCAGGTATCCCGGGATTTCCAAATCGTTTGGTTTTTAACTTGGCACCGAAAACTGATGGGAATGGAAATGTTATATATGACGCGGCCGGAAAACCGGTTCCGCAAGGCGTACAGCCTATTGCGGGAACGTCAACAGTTACGTTGATACAACAGGCAAAAGCATATAATAATATGGGCGTGCCCGGAGCAAAAACGTTTCACCTGACTTTACAGGGATATGGAAATCCGGCTAATTTATCAATGCAAACTGCTAACCCGTATTTTGTTCGATTTGCAATGACACCTAATTCTACTGTTATTGGTGATGCGATGACAAAAAATCCAACTTTCTTTACGAATTGGATCGGGAATAATGATGTTTTAGGATATGCTACCAATGGTGGAGCAGGTTCTACTTCTGGGATAGGTTCAGCTGATATTACACCTTCTGCGGTATTCTCGGCTTCGTATAATGCAATAATTGCTGCGCTAACTTCCGGAGGAGCAAAAGGTGTTGTGGCTACAATTCCGGCTGTTACTGCTATTCCGTTTTTTACAACAGTTCCTTATAATCCATTAACTGCTGCGGCTGTTGCAAGTGCGCCGGATCCTACAGGTGCGGGAGCTATTCAACAGCTAAATACGCAATTGTACGGACCGTTAAAACAAGCACTAACTGCTTTTGGAGCAGGAGATCGTATCAATTTGCTTACAGCAACGGGTAAAAATCCGCTTTTGATTAAAGATGAAACTCTGACAAATCTTGCACCACAATTAACAGCAGCTTTTACGCCTACATTAGGGCCGACTTTGGCAGCACAATACGGGCAGATTTTCGGACAGGCAAGACAAACAACTAATAATGATTTAATCTTGTTAACGACTAGTAGTGTTATCGGAACGGCTCCGGCTGGAATCCCGGCGCCATTGAATAAATATGGTGTTACTTATCCGCTAGAAGATAAACACGTTTTGATTCCTTCAGAAAAGACAGCGATTGCTTCTGCAACTTCTGATTTTAATGCAATTATCAGAGCGGCAGCGCAATCTAAAAACTTAGCTGTTGCCGATATGAATGCAATTATGAATCAATTAGCCGGTGGGCTAAGAGTAGAGGATGGACAAGTTTATACGGCAAGTTATTTTGACGGTACGAATGCTAATACAGTATTGTTCTCCCTTGATGGTGTGCATCCGAATCCGAGAGGTTATGCGATCATAGCAAATGAAGTGATTAAAGTGATTAATACACATTATAATGCAAAACTACCGTTGGTTAGTGGTGGTACCTATCCGGGTATAACGATTGTGACTACGAATCAATAATAAATAATAAGAGTACACTGTGAAAAAAGCACTGATTTTTCAGTGCTTTTTTATATTTTTATAACACTAAATAAAATATTATAGTATGAATTTACTTATTAGACTCCTGATTACGACCATTCTGGTGGTGGTTATAGCAAATTTTTTACCGGGAATTTCTGTAGATAGTATTAAAACGGCTCTTATTGTAGCGGTGGTATTAGCTTTGCTGAATACATTTTTAAAACCGATACTCGTGTTTTTTACCCTGCCTGTTACGGTAATAACGTTAGGATTGTTTTTGTTAGTGATCAATGCTGTGATGATTTTAATTTGTGATTATCTGATCGATGGATTCGAAGTGAAATCATTTATTAACGCCTTATTTTTTAGTATTGTGCTTTCAGTTTGTCAGTGGATACTGAATCTTTTTGTGAAAGACTAAAGTAGAAAACAGGATTTAAAAGATATTTTTTAGCTTATTGAGATACAATAAGTTAAAAACTTGGATGGGTTGTAAAAAATATATAATTTTGCAACCCAATTTTAGTATGTAAAAAATAAAATAATGAATATTACAAGAAACAATGTTGATGCATTAAATGCGATTGTAACAGTTGAAGTTACGAAAGAAGACTACACCGGTCAGGTTCAGAAAGTTTTAGCAGATTATCGCAAAAATGCTAGTATTCCTGGTTTCAGAAAAGGTGCTGTACCAATGAGTTTAATCGAAAAACAGTACGGGAAAGCCGTTCTTCTTGATGAAGTAAATAAATTGTTGCAAAATTCATTAAACGATTATTTAGTTGAAGAAAAATTAGATATCCTTGGAAATCCGCTTCCTAAAGTTACGGAAGATTTCGATTGGGATACTGAAGATTATAAATTTGAGTTCGAATTAGGACTTGCTCCTGAATTCACAGTTGACTTAGGCGCTAAAAACAAAATCACAAAATTCAACATTACTGTTGATGACAAAATGTTAGAGGAGCAGGTTGAACGTATCCAAAAACAATACGGAAAATTGGTTTCTAAAGAAAGCGTTGAAGAAGGTGACGATTTAAGAGGTACTTTCTCTAACGAAGAAAAAGGAATCAACAATACCGTAAATATTACTTTGGATATCTTCAAAGATAAAAAAGCGATCAAAAAATTCATCGGTAAAAAAGTAGGTGATGTTGTAGCTTTAAGTACTAAAGGTTTGTTTGATGACGATCACAAACTAATGGATTACTTAAAAGTAGATCACGATGATGTACATGGTTTAGATATCGAAGTGAACTTCACAATTGAAGAGATCAATACTTCTG contains:
- a CDS encoding SGNH/GDSL hydrolase family protein, whose protein sequence is MKNKFIYFAVLAAMGLASCEPEFENEVSNASYSAGEADFSSYVAIGNSLTSGYMDGTVSRVGQQYSFPNILAHQFAVVGGGEFTQPSYEEDVNNLGGIAGIPGFPNRLVFNLAPKTDGNGNVIYDAAGKPVPQGVQPIAGTSTVTLIQQAKAYNNMGVPGAKTFHLTLQGYGNPANLSMQTANPYFVRFAMTPNSTVIGDAMTKNPTFFTNWIGNNDVLGYATNGGAGSTSGIGSADITPSAVFSASYNAIIAALTSGGAKGVVATIPAVTAIPFFTTVPYNPLTAAAVASAPDPTGAGAIQQLNTQLYGPLKQALTAFGAGDRINLLTATGKNPLLIKDETLTNLAPQLTAAFTPTLGPTLAAQYGQIFGQARQTTNNDLILLTTSSVIGTAPAGIPAPLNKYGVTYPLEDKHVLIPSEKTAIASATSDFNAIIRAAAQSKNLAVADMNAIMNQLAGGLRVEDGQVYTASYFDGTNANTVLFSLDGVHPNPRGYAIIANEVIKVINTHYNAKLPLVSGGTYPGITIVTTNQ
- a CDS encoding phage holin family protein translates to MNLLIRLLITTILVVVIANFLPGISVDSIKTALIVAVVLALLNTFLKPILVFFTLPVTVITLGLFLLVINAVMILICDYLIDGFEVKSFINALFFSIVLSVCQWILNLFVKD
- the tig gene encoding trigger factor produces the protein MNITRNNVDALNAIVTVEVTKEDYTGQVQKVLADYRKNASIPGFRKGAVPMSLIEKQYGKAVLLDEVNKLLQNSLNDYLVEEKLDILGNPLPKVTEDFDWDTEDYKFEFELGLAPEFTVDLGAKNKITKFNITVDDKMLEEQVERIQKQYGKLVSKESVEEGDDLRGTFSNEEKGINNTVNITLDIFKDKKAIKKFIGKKVGDVVALSTKGLFDDDHKLMDYLKVDHDDVHGLDIEVNFTIEEINTSEKAEINQELLDKLFGAGIVSSVEELKEKIKEDADKQFETQADQKFLNDVTEFLIENTKFELPAEFLKKWIQTVGENPLTAEQAEEEYAKSEKGLRYQLIESKVIVENNLQITFEDLKAFTADLIKKQMAQFGQMDPSDAEVENIVARVLSNQEEVKRISEQVMNQKLLNVFKEKVSAKTKEVSYQDFIKEMYGE